From the genome of Virgibacillus proomii, one region includes:
- the glmM gene encoding phosphoglucosamine mutase — protein MGKYFGTDGVRGVANKDLTPELAFKLGRAGGYVLTKETERPKIIIGRDTRVSGYMLEGALIAGLLSIGAEVMRLGVISTPGVAYLTKATSSQAGVMISASHNPVEDNGIKFFGPDGFKLTDDQEEEIEALMEGEDNLPRPIGGDIGIVNDYFEGGQKYLSFLKDTVDNEFDGLKIAFDCAHGATSSLATHLFADLEADIYSIGSSPNGLNINDGVGSTHPEKLQEFVKEKEADVGLAFDGDGDRLIAVDEKGKIVDGDQIMFICAKYMNEKGLLRHNTVVSTVMSNIGFYKALEANGMRSDKTAVGDRYVMEEMRKGGYNLGGEQSGHIIFLDHNTTGDGMLSALQLVNVMKETGKPLSELASEMTVYPQVLKNVKVTDKEKALNHPEIKQEIEAVEQELGTQGRVLVRPSGTEPLIRVMVESPTKEECDKYVNQIVERIEKLIGAE, from the coding sequence ATGGGAAAATATTTTGGAACAGATGGTGTACGAGGAGTTGCTAATAAGGACCTTACACCAGAGTTGGCATTTAAGCTAGGAAGGGCTGGCGGTTACGTGTTAACGAAAGAAACAGAGCGTCCGAAAATCATTATTGGTCGTGACACACGCGTATCTGGTTATATGTTGGAAGGGGCATTAATTGCCGGCCTGCTGTCAATTGGTGCTGAGGTAATGCGTTTGGGAGTCATCTCTACACCTGGTGTTGCCTATTTAACAAAGGCAACTAGTTCGCAGGCTGGTGTAATGATCTCCGCTTCGCATAATCCAGTAGAGGATAATGGTATTAAGTTCTTTGGACCTGATGGTTTTAAGCTAACGGATGATCAAGAAGAAGAAATTGAAGCTCTTATGGAGGGCGAAGATAACTTACCTAGACCAATTGGTGGGGACATTGGGATTGTAAATGATTATTTTGAGGGAGGGCAAAAATACTTATCTTTCCTTAAAGATACAGTTGATAATGAATTTGATGGTTTAAAGATTGCCTTTGATTGTGCACATGGTGCTACCTCAAGTCTGGCTACCCACTTATTCGCTGATTTAGAGGCAGATATTTATTCTATAGGTTCTTCGCCAAATGGTCTAAACATTAATGATGGTGTAGGATCAACTCATCCAGAAAAGTTGCAGGAGTTTGTCAAAGAAAAAGAAGCCGACGTAGGTTTAGCTTTTGATGGTGACGGTGACCGCTTAATTGCTGTTGATGAAAAAGGGAAAATTGTTGACGGTGACCAGATCATGTTCATCTGCGCTAAGTATATGAATGAAAAAGGACTCCTGCGCCACAATACAGTTGTATCTACGGTAATGAGTAACATAGGTTTTTATAAAGCATTAGAAGCAAATGGAATGCGTAGCGATAAAACAGCAGTAGGAGACCGCTATGTAATGGAGGAAATGCGAAAGGGCGGCTATAATTTAGGTGGAGAGCAATCCGGCCATATTATATTTTTAGATCACAATACAACTGGCGACGGGATGCTATCAGCATTACAGTTAGTCAATGTTATGAAAGAAACGGGTAAACCTCTATCCGAATTAGCCAGTGAAATGACAGTTTATCCCCAAGTACTTAAGAACGTAAAAGTAACGGATAAAGAGAAAGCATTAAATCACCCTGAGATTAAACAGGAAATCGAAGCAGTAGAACAAGAATTAGGCACACAAGGTCGTGTATTAGTTCGTCCTTCTGGTACGGAACCGTTAATTCGTGTGATGGTTGAGTCACCAACAAAAGAAGAGTGCGATAAATATGTAAATCAAATTGTAGAGCGGATAGAAAAATTAATTGGAGCGGAATAG
- a CDS encoding aldehyde dehydrogenase family protein, producing MRSYQMFINGQWVEAVSGKTFEAFNPATGEVNATIAEGGVEDIDRAVKAARNAFESGPWADTTPSNRGRLLFEVAQELRNTSEFFAEVESRGNGLPINETRHIAIPSMIDVLEFYAGLATKIQGETLASPNNRFNFTLKEPIGVIGAIVPWNFPLMLTMWKLAPALAAGNTIVIKPAEQTPISTLELVKVFQEVGIPDGVINVVPGYGQGAGRALSSHTDVDKIAFTGSTHTGKLIMQAASKNLKPVSLELGGKSPNIIFADANIENAIRGSMFGIYFGQGQVCAAGSRMFVQESIYDTFMDAFTNKVKTIKVGDPLDPSTQMGPQISLQQLERIEKYVASGIEEGATLSLGGKRSAPVNNGYFFTPTIFEDVTTDMTIAKEEIFGPVLSVIRFKDEQDVLEKANDTIYGLAAGVWTENVKRAHRMIKGLKAGTVYVNTFSMLDSVSPFGGTKQSGFGRELGFQAMDMYTETKSVWMDLSDDHLNWYGI from the coding sequence ATGCGTTCCTATCAAATGTTTATTAATGGTCAATGGGTTGAAGCTGTTTCGGGGAAAACATTTGAGGCATTCAATCCTGCAACAGGGGAAGTCAATGCTACAATTGCAGAAGGTGGAGTAGAAGATATAGATCGAGCAGTTAAAGCGGCGAGAAACGCTTTTGAATCTGGGCCTTGGGCAGATACGACCCCAAGTAATAGGGGAAGATTATTATTTGAAGTGGCACAAGAACTAAGGAATACATCAGAATTTTTCGCCGAAGTAGAATCCAGAGGAAACGGTCTTCCTATTAATGAAACAAGGCATATTGCAATTCCGTCCATGATTGATGTATTAGAATTTTATGCTGGGTTAGCGACTAAGATTCAAGGGGAAACGCTAGCTTCTCCAAATAATCGGTTTAATTTCACGTTAAAAGAACCGATTGGTGTGATTGGCGCTATCGTTCCATGGAACTTTCCTCTGATGTTAACGATGTGGAAGCTGGCTCCAGCCTTAGCAGCAGGGAATACAATTGTGATTAAACCCGCTGAGCAAACTCCGATAAGCACACTAGAATTGGTAAAAGTTTTTCAGGAGGTTGGAATACCGGATGGGGTAATTAATGTTGTTCCAGGATATGGACAAGGGGCGGGGAGAGCACTTTCTTCACATACTGATGTTGATAAAATAGCTTTTACAGGTTCGACACATACGGGAAAATTAATTATGCAGGCGGCAAGTAAGAATTTGAAACCAGTCAGTCTAGAATTGGGAGGAAAATCTCCTAATATTATTTTTGCGGATGCCAATATAGAAAATGCTATTAGAGGATCCATGTTCGGTATTTATTTTGGTCAAGGGCAAGTTTGTGCCGCTGGATCAAGAATGTTCGTTCAGGAAAGTATATATGATACGTTTATGGATGCGTTCACGAACAAGGTGAAAACAATTAAAGTGGGAGACCCATTAGATCCAAGTACACAGATGGGACCGCAAATATCTTTACAACAATTAGAACGTATTGAAAAATATGTTGCATCTGGTATAGAAGAGGGAGCAACATTGTCACTTGGGGGAAAGAGAAGTGCTCCTGTCAATAATGGATACTTTTTTACACCGACTATTTTTGAAGATGTTACAACAGATATGACAATTGCAAAAGAAGAGATTTTTGGTCCAGTTTTATCAGTTATCCGATTTAAAGATGAACAAGATGTTTTAGAAAAGGCCAATGACACCATTTATGGATTAGCTGCTGGAGTTTGGACGGAAAATGTAAAGAGAGCACATCGGATGATCAAGGGGCTTAAAGCAGGAACAGTATATGTAAACACATTTAGCATGCTTGATAGTGTATCTCCATTCGGTGGAACAAAACAGAGTGGGTTTGGAAGAGAGCTAGGCTTTCAAGCTATGGATATGTATACAGAGACAAAAAGTGTATGGATGGATTTAAGTGATGATCATTTGAATTGGTATGGAATATAA
- a CDS encoding ABC transporter ATP-binding protein, whose product MNAIEVNNLTKNYGATEVLKGIQLTIQKGEIFGFVGHNGSGKSTFIHILTGISNKTSGSFEILGVPDRKLNQVKKRIGVMPDVANLYHHMRGINFLKYMGSLVKDQRSERKYEILLHELGLQGAERRKIKTYSFGMKKKISIAQALLGDPELIILDEPTSGLDPESTIEIRKVIKRLQEQGKTVFLTSHNLDEIDKISDRVGILSDGIIKKLGTPRELKSATKEGIRISVRTKPVLTVDKIQELNTKFKINVTFVEINKKVTRLNITSDDEISRLSKALFQSDFSLYEIKIDENSLEDVFMNSRSIKNNA is encoded by the coding sequence ATGAATGCAATCGAAGTGAACAATCTAACCAAAAATTACGGTGCTACAGAAGTTCTAAAGGGAATTCAATTAACAATACAAAAAGGAGAAATATTTGGATTCGTTGGCCATAATGGTTCGGGAAAGTCAACATTTATCCATATACTAACAGGCATTTCTAACAAAACTTCGGGCTCCTTCGAAATCCTGGGGGTACCGGATAGAAAGCTAAATCAAGTGAAGAAAAGAATAGGCGTAATGCCAGATGTAGCGAACCTGTACCATCATATGAGGGGCATAAACTTTCTAAAATATATGGGGAGCTTGGTTAAGGATCAACGTTCAGAACGAAAATACGAAATACTTTTACACGAGTTGGGATTACAAGGTGCTGAAAGGAGAAAAATAAAAACCTATTCCTTCGGTATGAAAAAGAAAATCAGTATTGCCCAAGCACTTTTAGGGGACCCCGAATTGATCATTCTTGACGAACCCACCTCCGGGCTTGATCCAGAATCAACTATAGAAATTCGAAAGGTTATTAAACGACTGCAAGAGCAGGGAAAAACGGTTTTTCTGACGTCTCATAATCTTGATGAAATTGATAAAATCAGTGATAGAGTAGGAATTTTAAGCGACGGCATCATCAAGAAATTGGGTACGCCACGAGAATTGAAATCGGCAACTAAGGAAGGAATCAGGATCTCTGTTAGAACAAAACCCGTCCTCACAGTTGATAAAATTCAAGAGCTTAATACCAAATTTAAGATAAATGTAACTTTCGTAGAAATTAATAAAAAAGTCACACGGCTAAATATAACATCTGATGATGAGATTTCCAGGTTGTCCAAAGCGTTATTCCAATCAGATTTTTCCCTTTACGAGATAAAAATTGACGAAAATTCATTAGAAGATGTGTTTATGAACTCCCGATCGATAAAAAATAATGCTTAA
- a CDS encoding ABC transporter permease subunit: MVTVLYREFINSFKSIRSILIILFLTFVSYQSANFLENNQDIINIFLEEGLDENTIYNVSISFIILLFGFLFVSTISHDLINSETEMNTIRLLVTKISRLEVMLGKLVGTLLFWIAIISISYAIVFALSGTWSMNKYLQTLVLLFYIICFVLLISTIITKAKLSMFLGIFSGISLPIIGLVATMSNEWYWMPFKYILPFNYLSKPFGYMFIPFAVAMTLFGISMLIIKRRDL; this comes from the coding sequence ATGGTTACAGTGTTATATAGGGAATTTATTAATTCTTTCAAGAGTATCCGATCAATATTAATTATTCTTTTTTTGACTTTTGTTTCTTACCAGTCAGCCAATTTTTTAGAAAACAACCAAGACATTATCAATATCTTTCTTGAAGAAGGTCTTGATGAGAATACGATCTATAATGTGTCGATATCATTCATTATCCTCTTATTTGGATTTTTGTTTGTGTCTACAATTTCTCACGACCTCATTAACAGTGAAACAGAAATGAATACAATACGGTTGCTTGTTACAAAAATCTCAAGATTAGAAGTTATGCTCGGGAAATTAGTGGGAACACTGCTATTCTGGATTGCAATAATCTCAATTTCTTACGCTATAGTTTTTGCGCTTTCCGGCACATGGTCGATGAATAAATATTTGCAGACACTCGTATTATTGTTTTATATCATCTGTTTCGTGCTTTTAATCTCAACGATTATTACGAAGGCTAAATTATCTATGTTTCTTGGAATCTTTTCCGGTATTTCCTTGCCTATAATAGGTCTGGTAGCCACTATGTCGAATGAATGGTATTGGATGCCATTCAAATATATCTTACCTTTTAATTATTTGTCTAAACCGTTTGGTTATATGTTTATCCCATTTGCTGTAGCGATGACTCTCTTTGGCATATCTATGTTGATCATAAAAAGAAGGGACTTGTAA
- a CDS encoding ABC transporter ATP-binding protein, giving the protein MKDQNRTILEVSNLVKKIGQQHILQNISFKIPGRSKVGFLGLNGAGKTTTLMAISHIISVDEGNIVIDGKQMAHDNSNSIMFLPDNPLVYPVLKGNEYLSFMSELLDFDIQETYPLIEKLSLQEVINRKIGDYSLGMKKKISLIPLLIKNPKVMLLDEFISNIDPISMREIKKELNTYVQKGNSLVLSTHQLDVVQNYCDYVLIINQGKIVSNLTRVSEILQTYGSLEEYFEGNIE; this is encoded by the coding sequence ATGAAAGATCAAAACAGAACGATACTAGAAGTATCCAATTTGGTTAAAAAGATAGGCCAGCAACACATTCTACAAAATATTTCATTTAAAATCCCAGGTAGAAGTAAAGTGGGATTTTTAGGGTTGAATGGAGCGGGAAAGACCACTACTTTAATGGCTATAAGCCATATTATTTCTGTAGACGAGGGAAATATCGTTATAGATGGAAAGCAAATGGCTCATGACAATAGTAATTCTATCATGTTTTTACCTGACAATCCGTTAGTGTATCCAGTATTAAAAGGTAATGAATATTTGTCCTTTATGAGTGAACTGCTAGATTTTGACATACAAGAAACATACCCTTTGATTGAGAAATTAAGTTTACAGGAGGTAATTAACCGAAAAATAGGTGACTATTCTTTAGGGATGAAGAAAAAAATTTCCCTAATACCTCTATTAATAAAAAATCCTAAAGTAATGCTATTAGATGAATTCATTTCTAACATAGACCCTATAAGCATGAGAGAAATAAAAAAAGAACTAAATACGTATGTTCAAAAGGGTAATAGCCTTGTTTTATCAACTCATCAGTTAGATGTTGTACAAAATTATTGTGATTACGTATTGATTATAAATCAGGGTAAGATCGTAAGTAACCTAACCAGGGTATCAGAAATCTTACAGACCTATGGTTCCCTAGAAGAGTATTTTGAAGGAAACATAGAGTAA
- a CDS encoding stage II sporulation protein M — MKLLFNFKVLCGLSILLFGSSFLIGYLMGEYTSIVKNQEELIIHTPGLELTLDLFTNNITICLLLLLGIVTFGIPTLFYLLLNGFVLGIGVNDLISIGIPLNEFFMKLLPHAILEIPAFILSGAIGLYGFTFYLGYRIQIRPFLNYTIIIITMISLAAFIEGYISTSF; from the coding sequence ATGAAGTTACTCTTTAATTTTAAGGTGTTATGTGGTTTATCAATATTGTTATTTGGCAGTTCTTTTTTAATTGGTTATCTTATGGGAGAATATACATCTATAGTGAAAAACCAAGAAGAGTTAATCATACATACCCCAGGTTTAGAATTAACTTTAGACTTATTTACAAATAATATAACTATCTGTCTATTATTATTGTTGGGAATTGTTACCTTTGGAATTCCTACATTGTTCTACTTATTGCTAAATGGGTTTGTATTGGGTATAGGAGTAAATGATTTAATTAGTATAGGAATACCTTTGAATGAATTTTTTATGAAATTGTTACCTCATGCTATACTAGAAATACCTGCCTTTATCTTGTCAGGAGCTATTGGGTTATATGGATTTACTTTTTATTTAGGATATAGAATCCAAATAAGACCATTTTTAAACTATACGATAATTATAATAACAATGATATCATTAGCTGCATTTATTGAAGGATATATTTCAACTTCCTTTTAA
- a CDS encoding YIP1 family protein: MFEWFKVLYKPIDTLEKIRKPSVNTTVIILFMAIIQGIVVYNLINSDLLIQMVDIEENIPQGLLVSIITVFQLFVTFINVVVMTLIFKLISKFFFGSINIAKLMYLVLLSQIPIFIGLLINSFFTTSMTSQGTILSVFSLGYLGSLFTENDLLLQTMNVFELFDVWAALIIARGLYVFGSTKSLKSSFIIAFSFYFTISIMTTLLL; this comes from the coding sequence TTGTTTGAATGGTTCAAAGTTTTATATAAACCTATAGATACCTTGGAAAAGATTCGAAAGCCTAGTGTAAATACAACAGTTATCATCTTATTTATGGCAATTATTCAGGGGATCGTTGTCTATAACCTAATTAATTCAGATTTATTAATTCAAATGGTTGATATAGAAGAGAATATTCCCCAAGGATTACTAGTTTCTATTATCACAGTTTTCCAATTGTTCGTTACCTTTATTAATGTGGTGGTAATGACGCTTATTTTTAAACTTATTAGTAAGTTTTTTTTTGGGTCTATAAATATTGCAAAATTAATGTATCTTGTACTTCTTTCTCAAATTCCCATATTTATCGGGTTACTAATTAACTCTTTTTTTACCACAAGTATGACTTCTCAGGGAACTATTCTGTCAGTATTTAGTCTTGGATATTTAGGTTCTCTATTTACGGAAAACGATTTATTACTACAAACCATGAACGTTTTTGAACTATTTGATGTCTGGGCTGCACTTATTATAGCTAGAGGTTTATATGTTTTTGGAAGTACAAAAAGCTTAAAGTCTAGCTTTATTATTGCGTTTTCCTTCTACTTTACTATAAGTATTATGACAACATTACTGCTTTGA
- a CDS encoding DUF2812 domain-containing protein, which produces MKKYYKPFWSYDAKKTENWLQIMALQGYFLEDIRPLKRLFIFQEGNDSQVIHYHIAYDKTKKHLFSNTLQYNGWRAVCHKGSWCILQNKRHTKDLKAFPIRDGIIKRNRKLLYFYIGLFIYLFLTTILFFTLISITVFFYNDTLTFSPMSFWLAVSVTSIILWLLTMYSAVRLYQTNKKFL; this is translated from the coding sequence GTGAAAAAATATTATAAGCCGTTTTGGAGTTATGATGCAAAGAAAACAGAAAACTGGTTACAAATAATGGCATTGCAAGGTTACTTTTTGGAAGATATACGACCATTAAAACGATTATTTATTTTTCAAGAGGGGAACGATTCTCAGGTAATTCACTATCATATCGCTTATGATAAGACCAAGAAGCATTTGTTTTCTAATACCTTGCAATATAATGGATGGAGGGCGGTTTGCCATAAAGGCAGCTGGTGCATTCTTCAAAATAAAAGACACACGAAAGATTTAAAAGCATTCCCAATTCGGGATGGAATAATTAAGCGAAATCGTAAGTTGCTGTACTTTTATATAGGCTTGTTCATCTATCTATTTCTTACTACGATTCTATTTTTTACTCTGATCAGTATTACGGTGTTTTTTTATAATGATACACTCACCTTTTCTCCAATGTCATTTTGGTTGGCTGTCTCCGTTACTAGTATTATTTTATGGTTACTCACTATGTATTCAGCTGTGCGATTATATCAAACAAATAAGAAATTTTTGTGA
- the glmS gene encoding glutamine--fructose-6-phosphate transaminase (isomerizing): MCGIVGYIGQDDTKEILLNGLEKLEYRGYDSAGIATLNDQGVHLFKVKGRIAALRESVDNSIHATMGIGQTRWATHGVPSKENAHPHQSASGRFTLVHNGVIENYQDLKAEYLRDIHFASDTDTEVIVQLIEKLFTEINDTAEAFRKAMSQLKGSYAIAMIDREDHDTLYVAKNKSPLLVGLGDGFNVVASDAMATLNLTNQYLEIHDQEIVLVRRNYVEIQDLNGQIIHREAFVAQIDASDIEKGTYPHFMLKEIDEQPFVMRKIINEYQTEDNQLKLDKNVREAMNNCDRIYIIAAGTSYHAGLVGKEFIEKLAKIPVEVHIASEFSYNMPLLSDKPLFIFISQSGETADSRAVLVKIKEMGYPTLTITNVPGSTLSREADYTLNLYAGPEIAVASTKAYTAQIAVLAILAVDTAKTKGFSIDFDPMQELAIAANAMEVLTAQKDTIEELTRKYLDTTRNAFFIGRSTDYHVCMEGALKLKEISYIQAEGFAGGELKHGTIALIEEGTPVIALATQENVNYAIRGNVQEVVARGASDMVISMKGLEQDTDAFVIPRVHELLTPLVSVVPLQLLAYYAALHRGCDVDKPRNLAKSVTVE; this comes from the coding sequence ATGTGTGGAATTGTAGGATATATTGGACAGGATGACACGAAAGAGATTTTATTAAACGGACTGGAGAAGCTGGAATATCGAGGATATGATTCGGCGGGAATTGCAACTTTAAATGATCAAGGAGTTCATCTGTTTAAAGTAAAGGGCCGGATTGCAGCGCTAAGAGAAAGCGTAGATAACTCTATACATGCAACAATGGGAATCGGTCAAACCCGCTGGGCAACACACGGTGTGCCAAGTAAAGAGAATGCACATCCGCACCAAAGCGCGTCTGGTAGATTTACACTTGTTCATAATGGAGTAATTGAAAATTATCAGGACTTAAAAGCAGAATATTTACGGGATATTCATTTTGCAAGTGACACAGATACAGAAGTTATTGTTCAGCTGATCGAAAAGCTATTTACAGAAATAAATGATACAGCAGAAGCATTTCGAAAAGCAATGAGTCAATTAAAAGGTTCCTATGCCATTGCGATGATTGATCGTGAGGATCATGATACCCTTTATGTTGCCAAAAATAAAAGCCCGTTATTAGTTGGTTTAGGTGATGGATTTAATGTTGTAGCTAGTGATGCTATGGCAACATTGAACTTAACGAATCAATATTTAGAAATCCATGATCAAGAAATAGTACTTGTTCGTCGTAATTATGTGGAAATACAGGATTTAAATGGACAAATTATTCATCGTGAAGCTTTTGTTGCACAAATCGATGCTAGCGATATTGAAAAAGGAACCTATCCTCACTTCATGTTAAAAGAGATTGACGAGCAACCATTTGTTATGCGCAAAATTATAAATGAATATCAAACGGAAGATAACCAACTAAAGCTGGATAAAAATGTACGAGAAGCAATGAATAATTGTGACCGTATTTATATTATTGCAGCCGGCACCAGCTATCATGCTGGCTTAGTTGGAAAAGAATTTATTGAAAAGCTGGCTAAAATTCCAGTAGAAGTTCATATTGCCAGCGAATTTTCGTATAATATGCCATTGTTATCAGATAAACCGCTATTTATTTTCATCTCACAAAGTGGCGAGACAGCAGATAGTCGTGCCGTTCTCGTGAAGATTAAAGAAATGGGATATCCGACACTAACGATAACGAATGTACCAGGATCAACCCTTTCTCGTGAAGCGGATTATACGCTAAATTTATATGCAGGACCGGAAATTGCAGTTGCTTCTACGAAAGCATATACAGCACAAATCGCTGTCTTAGCTATTTTGGCTGTAGACACAGCAAAAACAAAGGGATTTTCAATAGATTTTGATCCCATGCAAGAGCTTGCGATCGCTGCTAATGCGATGGAAGTTCTAACTGCTCAAAAAGATACAATTGAAGAATTAACACGTAAATATTTAGATACTACTCGTAATGCTTTCTTTATCGGGCGCAGTACAGATTATCATGTATGTATGGAAGGGGCACTCAAATTAAAAGAGATCTCCTACATTCAGGCAGAAGGCTTTGCTGGTGGTGAGTTAAAGCATGGAACCATTGCTTTAATTGAAGAAGGAACACCAGTTATTGCACTAGCAACTCAAGAAAATGTAAATTACGCGATTCGCGGTAATGTACAGGAAGTAGTTGCTCGTGGAGCAAGTGACATGGTGATCAGTATGAAAGGTTTAGAGCAAGATACTGACGCATTTGTAATTCCGCGCGTCCATGAACTATTAACTCCGCTTGTTAGTGTAGTACCGCTACAATTGTTAGCATATTACGCTGCATTACATCGCGGCTGTGATGTGGATAAACCTCGTAACTTGGCGAAGAGTGTGACAGTGGAGTAG
- a CDS encoding HNH endonuclease, with product MSVDASEATERCWRCGYEARLERCHIVPEALGGGDDSADNLVFLCKRFHIGDPNVSDPEIMWDWIRAYRTPFYDTFWAIEGFKEYELIYGKSFDEEARERNI from the coding sequence TTGAGTGTAGATGCAAGTGAAGCCACTGAGAGATGTTGGAGATGTGGCTATGAGGCTCGGTTAGAACGTTGTCACATTGTTCCTGAAGCGCTAGGGGGTGGTGACGACTCAGCTGATAACTTAGTTTTTCTTTGTAAACGCTTTCATATAGGGGATCCAAATGTAAGCGATCCTGAAATAATGTGGGATTGGATTAGAGCATATAGAACTCCTTTCTATGATACATTTTGGGCAATAGAAGGATTTAAAGAATATGAATTAATATACGGTAAATCTTTTGATGAGGAAGCTAGAGAAAGAAACATTTAA
- a CDS encoding GNAT family N-acetyltransferase, producing MMQIKPLRPESHYLSEVVSLWNENCVETADCKLTNEEMKAIQQQLALCCRSDYGTVHIALDGGQLVGYGVASIKKDMVTQGYMGLIDELYVVQEYRKRQVGQTIVNSLKKWLLAKDVSNIQVFVDLENISAQTFWNNIGFSKEFYVVSEDE from the coding sequence ATGATGCAGATTAAGCCGTTACGACCGGAAAGTCATTACTTGTCTGAGGTTGTTTCACTATGGAATGAAAATTGTGTAGAGACAGCGGATTGTAAGTTAACGAACGAAGAAATGAAAGCTATTCAACAGCAGCTTGCTTTATGTTGTCGGTCCGACTATGGAACCGTTCATATAGCACTTGATGGCGGACAATTAGTTGGTTATGGAGTTGCATCAATTAAAAAAGATATGGTAACTCAAGGGTATATGGGGTTAATAGACGAACTGTATGTAGTACAAGAATATCGTAAACGGCAAGTAGGACAAACAATTGTCAACAGCTTAAAAAAATGGCTGCTTGCAAAGGATGTTTCTAATATTCAAGTGTTTGTGGATTTAGAGAATATATCGGCACAAACATTTTGGAATAACATTGGATTTAGTAAAGAATTTTATGTAGTATCTGAAGATGAATAG
- a CDS encoding DUF3658 domain-containing protein → MWTNKEVRSIDEAYYDDYIINTAKKLHNKRKSNEFIKSARLIGKVIGHLNQYIGDDFFFEYRVRYLIMNGIFEIEGVPRVMRFYSVKLRQS, encoded by the coding sequence ATATGGACAAATAAGGAAGTACGCAGTATTGATGAAGCCTACTATGATGACTATATAATCAATACAGCCAAAAAGTTGCATAACAAGAGAAAAAGCAATGAATTTATAAAATCAGCTCGACTTATTGGTAAAGTCATTGGACATTTAAATCAGTATATCGGTGATGATTTTTTTTTTGAGTACAGAGTAAGATATTTAATCATGAATGGTATTTTTGAAATAGAAGGCGTTCCAAGAGTAATGAGGTTTTACAGCGTGAAACTCCGACAATCTTAA
- a CDS encoding methylated-DNA--[protein]-cysteine S-methyltransferase: MTVYSTTFHHNGWSFNAAATRNGLCYLGPHHLAANEMKPFFQRYLPNEKVEENENILTPYITELKEYLEGNRQEFGSKVDLYGTPFQQQVWKALQHIPFGKTVTYSDIAKFIGKPRAVRAVGAAIGANPIFIIIPCHRVIGKNGTLTGFRGGLDMKKQLLWLEKGENK, translated from the coding sequence ATGACCGTTTATTCGACAACGTTTCATCATAATGGATGGAGTTTTAATGCAGCCGCAACGAGGAATGGATTGTGTTATTTAGGCCCACACCATTTAGCAGCAAATGAAATGAAACCATTTTTTCAAAGATATTTGCCAAATGAAAAAGTGGAAGAAAATGAAAACATACTGACCCCATACATAACTGAACTGAAGGAATATTTGGAAGGAAATCGGCAAGAGTTTGGATCAAAAGTCGATCTGTATGGTACACCCTTTCAGCAACAAGTCTGGAAAGCTTTGCAACATATACCCTTTGGAAAAACAGTTACTTATTCAGATATTGCAAAATTCATTGGAAAGCCACGTGCTGTACGTGCTGTCGGAGCAGCTATTGGAGCCAATCCAATATTCATCATTATCCCTTGTCACCGCGTTATTGGAAAAAACGGAACACTGACAGGCTTTCGAGGCGGACTCGATATGAAAAAGCAACTTTTATGGTTGGAAAAAGGAGAAAACAAATGA